TACTTCTTCTTTAGGTCTAATATCTGTATGGAGTCCCTGGATATTATCATCAGGCCCCACATGACCTCGCAATCTGTAAGTCACAAATTCTAAAAGCACAGGCCCTTCTCCTATTCTACACATCTCCACAGCTTTTTTAGTAGCTTCGTATACTTCTAAAACGTTATTGCCATCTATTTTATAACTTGGAACTCCAAAAGGAATTCCGCTCTCATATATATTGTCTTTAAAGCGACATTCCCTTAAAGGCATATGCGTTGAATAAAAATTATTTTCACAAGCAAAAATTATAGGCAACTTTTTTAGAGCAGCAAAATTAAGTGATTCATAAAAAACACCTTCTCCTGTAGCACCATCTCCGAAAAAACTGACACTTACTCTCTTATCACCTCTTATTTTTGAAGCAAGTGCTGCTCCCACAGCAAGGGAGATTGTTCCTGCCACAATTGGTGCAGCTCCCAAAAAACCTACTTCTGGGGCTACTACATGCATTGATCCTCCTCTTCCTCTTGAACATCCTGTTTCTTTACAATAAATTTCAGCGATCAATTGTTTCAAGTTACCTCCTTTAGCAATATAATGTCCATGTGAACGATGATTTCCAAAAATATAATCATTTTTATCCAATGCTGCACATACTCCAGTTGCTATTGCCTCTTCACCTGTATAAAGATGACATGGTGTTTTTATTTTTCCTTTTAATATTGGTTCTACCAAACTTTCTTCACACAGCCGTATTTTAAGCATTGTTTTATAAAGTGAGATTAAAAAATTTTTAGAATACACTTTATTCCTCCACAAACCTCT
The nucleotide sequence above comes from Candidatus Desulfofervidus auxilii. Encoded proteins:
- a CDS encoding thiamine pyrophosphate-dependent dehydrogenase E1 component subunit alpha codes for the protein MYSKNFLISLYKTMLKIRLCEESLVEPILKGKIKTPCHLYTGEEAIATGVCAALDKNDYIFGNHRSHGHYIAKGGNLKQLIAEIYCKETGCSRGRGGSMHVVAPEVGFLGAAPIVAGTISLAVGAALASKIRGDKRVSVSFFGDGATGEGVFYESLNFAALKKLPIIFACENNFYSTHMPLRECRFKDNIYESGIPFGVPSYKIDGNNVLEVYEATKKAVEMCRIGEGPVLLEFVTYRLRGHVGPDDNIQGLHTDIRPKEEVEEWKKKDPLEIFKTFLLKKQVLTKDEIDKMKFEIESEVKEAHLFAQKSPYPNEKELCKYVFKEN